GCGGCCGTCTACGTACAGCCTCGTCTCCTCCTCGACGGCCACGTCGTCCGTCAGCTCCTCGAAGCCCCCTTCCAGCCTGAACTTTAGCACCCTCACCCTAGAGATCACGAGCTACGCCTCGAGCAAGTAGGTATGCGCTACCTAATTAGCAGTAGGTTTCAGCGGCCTGGGGCGCGCTCGCTAAGCCTTCCCAATAGCCTACTCAGATAGGCGCTGGGCCCTCTTAGCGAGGACCTCCATTAGCTTCTCTTCCTCTAGCGCGTGCTTCTCCTCGAGGGTCAGCTCCTCGGGGAGCCAGTCCGGCCTAGGCCTATTAGCGTAGTAGGCCCTTATCGCCCTCCTCAGCGCCCCGACAGCGAGCACCCCGCAGTGGTACTTGACGGAGGGCAGCCCCCCTAGCTTGTCGGAGACGTCTCTCCACGTGATCTTCCAGGCCTCCCGCGCCTCCATCCCCTTGACCATCTCCGTCAGAATGCTGGCGGCGGCTATGTTAGCGGCGCAGCCGTAGCTCTCGAACTTAGCGTCGACTATCCTCCCGCTGGCCCCGTCCACCTTGAGGTAGACGGCTATCATGTCCCCGCAAGCGAGGCTACCGGCGCGCGCCTCAGCGTCAGCGTCCTCGATCCTACCCAGGTTCCTCGGGCTCCTAAATAGCTCTAGTACCCTGCTGCTGTACGGCAGGGGCGCTCTACTAGACACCCTCCTCCCTCCTCGGCGGCTTGACTGGGCTTAGAGACCTAATCCTCTCAACGGCCTCTGGTAGGACTTCTAGGACGTAGCCTATGTCTAGCTCGGTGTGGAACGGCGAGGTCTTCATTAGTAGGCTCCCGTGAGCCTCCTCGTACCTCCTCCCTATGGCTAGTAGGACGTGGCTAGGCTCTAGGAAACGGCTCGTACAGGCGCTCCCGCTAGAGACGTAGACCCCCTTCGTGCTCAGCTCTACCGTCAGCGCCTCTCCTTCGCAGTAGAGGAAGCTAATGTTAACGTTGTCCGGGGCGCGCCTAGCCCCCAGGGGGCCGTTTAGTAGTGCGTAGTCCACCTTCTCCAGGATGCCTTCTATGAGGCGGTCCCTGAGCCTAGCCATCCTAGAGGCGTTGTCCTCGAGCCTCCTGCACATAGCTACGGCTGCCTTAGAGAAGCCTACTATGCCGGGGACGTTCTCAACCCCGGGCCATAGCCTCTGGGTGCTCAGCTGCCCGTGGATAATGGGCTCCAGCCTCACCCCCTCCCTGGCGTAGAGCATCCCTACCCCCTTAGGCCCGTACACCTTGTGGCTGCTGAACGAAGCTAGGTCGACGCCGAGCTTCTTAACGTCTATAGGTACCCTGCCCAGGGCGTCGCAGGCATCTGTATGGATTAACACCCCCTCGTCCTTGTCCTTGACCACGTCGCGCACGGCCCTTAGGTCCTGTATCGTCCCTATCTCGTGGTTTACGGCCGCCACGCTGACCAGCAAGGTCTCCTTGTCCACGTGCTTAGAGAGGAAGTCTAGGTCTACGAAGCCCTCTCGGTCGACGGGCACCTTTAACACCC
The Candidatus Nezhaarchaeota archaeon genome window above contains:
- a CDS encoding formate dehydrogenase accessory sulfurtransferase FdhD, translated to MISRVRVLKFRLEGGFEELTDDVAVEEETRLYVDGRLYAVFYHSPAQVKEMVIGYLLTEGVVSGVDDVLE
- a CDS encoding cysteine desulfurase, producing the protein MSYSDLPKSISELIASHGVPRREVYLDHENSGLILPEALEAMSEAYKWGGRGHPSITHLAGWVSYQLLYEATEEVASAINCGLDEVVYTHSGTEANNLAVLGSAGAAPEGRRKILVSRIEHLSVIFPAERLEKQGFRVLKVPVDREGFVDLDFLSKHVDKETLLVSVAAVNHEIGTIQDLRAVRDVVKDKDEGVLIHTDACDALGRVPIDVKKLGVDLASFSSHKVYGPKGVGMLYAREGVRLEPIIHGQLSTQRLWPGVENVPGIVGFSKAAVAMCRRLEDNASRMARLRDRLIEGILEKVDYALLNGPLGARRAPDNVNISFLYCEGEALTVELSTKGVYVSSGSACTSRFLEPSHVLLAIGRRYEEAHGSLLMKTSPFHTELDIGYVLEVLPEAVERIRSLSPVKPPRREEGV
- a CDS encoding iron-sulfur cluster assembly scaffold protein, producing MSSRAPLPYSSRVLELFRSPRNLGRIEDADAEARAGSLACGDMIAVYLKVDGASGRIVDAKFESYGCAANIAAASILTEMVKGMEAREAWKITWRDVSDKLGGLPSVKYHCGVLAVGALRRAIRAYYANRPRPDWLPEELTLEEKHALEEEKLMEVLAKRAQRLSE